The following coding sequences are from one Devosia neptuniae window:
- a CDS encoding NAD(P)H-dependent oxidoreductase: MKVHVIYAHPLADSLAAHLHQVTVESLVQAGHEVDDLDLYADNFDPILSPQDRRDYHDTAINQRKVAGYVERLQSCEGLVLCHPVWNFGWPAILKGYFDRVFLPDVSFKLVDGQVSPGLKNIRKLATVTTYGSKRWRAAVLGDAPRKNGTRFLRVVCHPRVKVRYHALYDINNATPERTDAYIAKIRAEMLKF; this comes from the coding sequence ATGAAAGTCCACGTCATCTATGCCCACCCTCTGGCCGATAGCCTTGCCGCGCATTTGCATCAGGTGACGGTGGAGAGCCTCGTCCAGGCGGGGCATGAGGTGGACGATCTCGACCTTTATGCCGACAATTTCGACCCCATCCTGTCGCCGCAGGATCGGCGCGACTATCACGACACGGCCATCAATCAGCGCAAGGTCGCGGGATATGTCGAGCGGCTGCAAAGCTGCGAGGGGCTGGTGCTGTGCCACCCGGTATGGAATTTCGGCTGGCCGGCCATTCTGAAGGGTTATTTCGACCGCGTGTTCCTGCCCGATGTGTCGTTCAAGCTGGTGGATGGGCAGGTTTCGCCCGGCCTCAAGAACATTCGGAAGCTGGCGACCGTCACGACCTATGGCTCCAAGCGCTGGCGCGCGGCCGTGTTGGGCGATGCGCCGCGCAAGAATGGCACGCGCTTTTTGCGCGTCGTCTGCCACCCAAGGGTCAAAGTGCGCTATCACGCATTATACGACATCAACAATGCAACGCCGGAACGCACCGATGCCTACATCGCCAAGATCCGCGCCGAAATGCTGAAGTTCTAG
- a CDS encoding IclR family transcriptional regulator domain-containing protein has translation MRRLDADDKEVSLTFAKGLEVICAFDGKNRMLTMAEVAQKTNLSRAVARRLVRTLEQLGYLASDRGRYELTPHVLRLTQGFVEGRGISQIIQPILRLTSDEVGEAVSFSMLDDTEAVYVAHSYGPARFTLNMVTTGSRIPLLPTAAGRAMLAFLDAETREAIIADAPLTAHTQHTETSKDKLIAQLGAIRAKGYCFADAEYVEGVDSLAVPVLGVGGKVIGAISIIFPQSRYQPEHIEQVMFPKLRQCAADVGLTF, from the coding sequence ATGCGCAGGCTGGACGCGGACGACAAGGAAGTTTCGCTGACCTTTGCCAAGGGCCTGGAGGTCATCTGCGCCTTCGACGGCAAGAACCGCATGCTGACCATGGCCGAAGTGGCGCAGAAAACCAATCTCAGCCGGGCGGTGGCGCGGCGGCTGGTGCGGACGCTCGAACAGCTCGGCTATCTCGCCAGCGACCGGGGCCGCTACGAGCTCACCCCCCATGTGCTGCGCCTGACCCAGGGCTTTGTTGAAGGCCGCGGCATTTCGCAGATCATCCAGCCCATCCTGCGCCTCACCTCCGACGAGGTGGGTGAGGCCGTGTCCTTCAGCATGCTGGACGATACCGAGGCGGTTTACGTCGCCCATTCCTATGGCCCGGCGCGCTTCACCCTCAACATGGTCACCACCGGCAGCCGCATTCCCCTGCTGCCCACCGCCGCCGGCCGCGCCATGCTGGCCTTTCTCGATGCGGAAACCCGCGAGGCGATCATTGCCGATGCGCCGCTGACCGCCCATACCCAGCACACCGAAACCAGCAAGGACAAGCTCATCGCCCAGCTCGGCGCGATCCGCGCCAAGGGCTATTGCTTTGCCGATGCCGAATATGTCGAGGGCGTGGATTCCCTGGCCGTGCCGGTGCTGGGCGTGGGCGGCAAGGTCATCGGCGCCATCTCGATCATCTTCCCGCAGAGCCGCTATCAGCCCGAACATATTGAGCAGGTCATGTTCCCCAAACTGCGCCAATGCGCGGCCGATGTCGGCCTGACCTTCTAG
- a CDS encoding bifunctional 5,10-methylenetetrahydrofolate dehydrogenase/5,10-methenyltetrahydrofolate cyclohydrolase, with translation MQTRIFSGLDIARDVHAETLRRAQDAGIRPTCRVLLDASNAGARAYATRQQEMAEQAGIALTVLAYASDPLAIYRQLAALRDDPAVDAVITLYPLPQGVDAIAAALAIGAEKDVDGLHPMNAGNLLLGAPGRGAATAQASVICAEALFGNLAGAKVAVVGASPVVGRPLTMMLLDRNATVSVGHAATRDLAALTRQADIVVSATGVAGLITADHIAQGAILIDVGISRSNGQILGDVDLASVEGKATAVTHAPDGVGPITTACLFRNIFGTALSRRPQ, from the coding sequence GTGCAGACACGCATATTCTCCGGCCTCGACATCGCCCGCGACGTGCATGCCGAAACCTTGCGCCGCGCGCAGGATGCCGGAATTCGCCCCACCTGCCGCGTGCTGCTCGATGCCAGCAATGCCGGCGCCCGCGCCTATGCCACCCGGCAACAGGAGATGGCGGAACAGGCCGGCATTGCGCTGACTGTGCTGGCCTACGCGAGCGATCCGCTGGCGATCTACCGGCAATTGGCCGCCCTGCGCGACGACCCCGCTGTCGATGCGGTGATCACGCTCTACCCCCTGCCCCAGGGAGTCGATGCTATTGCGGCCGCGCTGGCGATTGGCGCGGAAAAGGACGTCGATGGCCTCCACCCGATGAACGCCGGCAACCTGCTGCTGGGCGCACCCGGCCGAGGCGCTGCGACGGCACAAGCCAGCGTGATCTGCGCCGAGGCCCTGTTCGGCAATCTGGCCGGGGCGAAGGTTGCCGTGGTCGGCGCCTCCCCCGTCGTCGGGCGCCCGCTGACCATGATGCTGCTCGACCGTAACGCCACAGTGTCCGTGGGACACGCCGCAACACGCGATCTGGCCGCATTAACGCGGCAAGCCGACATCGTCGTGAGCGCAACCGGCGTGGCCGGATTGATCACCGCCGATCACATCGCTCAAGGGGCCATCCTGATCGATGTCGGCATCAGCCGCAGCAATGGACAGATTCTGGGCGATGTCGATCTCGCAAGCGTTGAAGGCAAGGCCACCGCAGTCACTCATGCGCCCGATGGTGTCGGCCCCATCACCACCGCCTGCCTGTTTCGCAACATATTTGGCACAGCGCTTAGCAGGCGCCCGCAGTAG
- a CDS encoding nuclear transport factor 2 family protein, which produces MLKRNVRMLTAVLTMLPCLPVALSAAEVRPGVEYSGAIEEAGSPRAQFQDLILDLASSWASCNSDLMAKTVAPDVDFSYPTSHITGVDAVLADLKLFCEQASDTSIFLPADAFYIDTETGRVAAELQFRTFQRGNRQVVNDVWVATVADGQISVIKEYLDGRVKNLQAQGILQLEESPEFLTPWPPRTEAWKDCFPVLKVEPTNSCPAPK; this is translated from the coding sequence ATGCTCAAGCGCAATGTCCGCATGCTTACCGCTGTATTGACCATGCTGCCCTGTCTGCCCGTTGCGCTGTCTGCTGCCGAAGTCCGGCCCGGTGTCGAATATTCCGGCGCCATCGAAGAGGCCGGCAGCCCTCGGGCGCAATTCCAGGATCTGATCCTCGACCTCGCCAGTTCCTGGGCCAGCTGCAATAGCGACCTGATGGCCAAGACGGTCGCGCCTGACGTCGATTTCTCCTACCCCACCAGCCACATTACCGGGGTCGACGCTGTCCTGGCCGACCTCAAACTGTTCTGTGAGCAGGCTAGCGATACCAGCATTTTCCTGCCCGCCGACGCCTTCTATATCGACACCGAGACCGGCCGCGTTGCCGCCGAATTGCAATTCCGCACCTTTCAGCGCGGCAATCGCCAGGTGGTCAACGACGTCTGGGTTGCCACCGTGGCAGACGGGCAGATCAGCGTCATCAAGGAATATCTCGATGGCCGCGTGAAGAATTTGCAGGCGCAGGGCATTCTCCAGCTGGAAGAAAGCCCGGAATTCCTCACCCCCTGGCCGCCGCGCACCGAGGCCTGGAAGGATTGCTTCCCCGTACTCAAGGTCGAACCGACCAATAGCTGCCCTGCGCCGAAATAG
- a CDS encoding DUF1045 domain-containing protein, translating into MRCAIYFVPPPDDPLQIAAAQWLRRDPYTGARVSWPVEGLVETDHAFLTAAPRRFGFHGTLKAPFRLAPDYEIADLQLALDRFCRRLPSVTVPEMRIAPIQNAFALVPALPMLELNDLAADFVTAFDIYRSPITDLDLARGDIGRFNGQQFDNLRNWGHPNVFDQFRFHMTLTGPIDELERDHVALVLQRHFGDLATAPLHIGQVALFVEPEPNAPFFVHSSHQFITQRRRKIA; encoded by the coding sequence ATGCGTTGCGCGATCTATTTTGTTCCTCCGCCCGATGACCCGCTGCAGATTGCCGCGGCGCAATGGCTTAGGCGTGACCCGTATACCGGTGCGCGGGTGAGCTGGCCGGTGGAGGGATTGGTGGAAACCGACCACGCTTTCCTCACCGCCGCACCGCGCCGTTTCGGCTTTCACGGCACGCTGAAAGCCCCGTTCCGCCTGGCCCCCGACTACGAAATAGCCGATCTGCAATTAGCGCTCGACCGGTTCTGCCGCCGTCTGCCTTCCGTCACCGTGCCGGAGATGCGCATCGCGCCGATCCAGAATGCCTTTGCGCTGGTGCCGGCATTGCCCATGCTCGAACTCAATGATCTGGCGGCCGATTTCGTCACCGCCTTTGATATCTATCGCAGCCCGATCACCGATCTTGATCTGGCGCGGGGCGATATCGGACGGTTCAACGGCCAGCAATTCGATAATCTGCGCAATTGGGGCCACCCCAATGTGTTCGACCAGTTCCGCTTTCACATGACGCTGACCGGCCCCATCGATGAGCTGGAACGTGATCATGTGGCGCTGGTATTGCAGCGCCATTTCGGCGACCTTGCCACAGCGCCATTGCATATCGGGCAAGTTGCCCTGTTCGTGGAGCCGGAGCCGAATGCTCCGTTCTTCGTCCATTCCAGTCACCAGTTTATCACTCAACGCCGACGCAAGATTGCTTGA
- a CDS encoding alpha-D-ribose 1-methylphosphonate 5-triphosphate diphosphatase has product MTQKNAAETVLTNARIVLADEVIEGAILLRDGLIADISAASAHGEDMDGDYVIPGLIELHTDHLENHYAPRPKVRWNAIAAVQAHDAQVAASGITTVFDALRVGIDEQSDMGSTEMLVLAEAIAGGKQAGRLRADHFIHLRCEVSAPDCLEGFELLQHHPLVRLASLMDHAPGQRQFANLDAYRVYYQGKLKMSDQALADFSARRIRDSEMHAGPHRAAISQFCQANDIVLASHDDATLGHVDEAIAQGIDVAEFPTTVEAARASHEAGMAVLMGAPNVVRGSSHSGNVSARELAEHGLLDILSSDYIPFSLLQAAFSLGDSVDSITLPHAVRLVSKHPAEAASLHDRGEIAMGKRADLVRVRVQDGVPIVRTVWREGNRVI; this is encoded by the coding sequence ATGACGCAGAAGAATGCCGCCGAAACCGTTCTCACCAATGCAAGGATTGTCCTGGCCGACGAAGTCATCGAGGGCGCGATCCTGCTGCGCGATGGCCTGATCGCCGATATCTCGGCGGCTTCGGCGCATGGCGAAGACATGGATGGCGACTACGTCATTCCGGGCCTGATCGAACTGCATACCGACCACCTCGAAAACCACTATGCGCCGCGCCCCAAAGTGCGCTGGAACGCCATTGCCGCGGTGCAGGCCCATGACGCCCAGGTCGCCGCCTCCGGCATTACCACCGTGTTCGATGCCCTGCGGGTCGGCATCGACGAGCAATCCGACATGGGCTCCACCGAAATGCTGGTCCTGGCCGAAGCCATTGCCGGCGGCAAGCAAGCGGGCCGCCTGCGCGCCGACCACTTCATCCATCTGCGCTGCGAGGTTTCCGCGCCCGATTGTCTCGAAGGTTTCGAACTGCTGCAGCACCACCCGCTGGTGCGCCTGGCCTCATTGATGGACCACGCACCCGGCCAACGGCAGTTTGCCAATCTCGACGCCTATCGCGTCTATTACCAGGGCAAGCTCAAGATGAGCGATCAGGCCCTGGCCGACTTTTCGGCGCGCCGCATTCGCGACTCGGAAATGCATGCCGGGCCGCATCGCGCGGCGATTTCGCAATTCTGCCAGGCCAACGATATCGTGCTGGCCAGCCATGACGACGCCACGCTGGGCCATGTCGACGAGGCCATTGCCCAGGGCATCGATGTCGCTGAATTCCCAACAACGGTCGAAGCCGCCCGCGCCTCGCATGAGGCTGGCATGGCCGTGTTGATGGGCGCGCCCAATGTGGTGCGCGGCTCCTCCCATTCAGGCAATGTCTCGGCGCGCGAACTGGCCGAGCACGGCCTGCTCGACATTCTGTCGTCCGATTACATCCCCTTCAGCCTGTTGCAGGCAGCCTTCTCGCTGGGCGATAGCGTTGACTCCATCACGCTACCCCATGCCGTGCGACTGGTATCCAAGCACCCCGCCGAAGCGGCAAGCCTGCACGACCGCGGCGAGATCGCCATGGGCAAGCGGGCCGATCTGGTGCGCGTGCGCGTACAGGATGGCGTGCCCATCGTGCGCACCGTCTGGCGCGAAGGGAACCGGGTGATATGA
- the phnN gene encoding phosphonate metabolism protein/1,5-bisphosphokinase (PRPP-forming) PhnN, producing MSSEPSGAFIAVVGPSGSGKDSLIDFARQRLAGRAEFTFVRRIVTRPADRAAEDHDSLSEAHFEALARSNGLALHWQAHGLRYGLPRSIDNDIAAGRVVIANVSRQVIGEAATRYHRVIVATISARPEIIAQRLAARGREDAEAIRQRLARQLDVAVPGVESVSIDNSGQLQDAGERFLDLLQQAQAERV from the coding sequence ATGAGTTCGGAGCCTTCCGGTGCCTTCATCGCCGTAGTCGGCCCCAGCGGATCGGGCAAGGATTCGCTGATCGACTTTGCGCGCCAGCGTCTGGCCGGACGCGCTGAATTCACCTTTGTGCGCCGCATCGTCACCCGTCCCGCCGATCGCGCGGCCGAAGATCACGATAGCCTCAGCGAAGCGCATTTTGAGGCGCTGGCCCGGTCCAACGGGCTGGCGCTGCATTGGCAGGCCCATGGCCTGCGCTATGGCCTGCCGCGCTCCATCGACAACGACATTGCCGCTGGTCGTGTCGTCATCGCCAATGTATCGCGACAGGTGATTGGCGAGGCCGCCACCCGCTATCACCGGGTCATCGTGGCCACTATTTCAGCCCGCCCGGAGATTATCGCCCAGCGGCTGGCAGCACGCGGCCGCGAGGATGCCGAAGCCATTCGCCAGCGCCTGGCGCGCCAGCTTGATGTCGCCGTGCCGGGTGTCGAGAGTGTCTCGATAGACAATTCCGGGCAGTTGCAGGACGCCGGCGAGCGTTTTCTTGACCTCTTGCAGCAAGCTCAGGCGGAACGGGTTTAG
- the phnF gene encoding phosphonate metabolism transcriptional regulator PhnF has translation MTKTESASESHLSGVALWRRIADAIRLDIVGGKRQPGDRLPGETELAERFSANRHTVRRALAALQAEGVIRTEQGRGSFVDQARRVSYRIGKRTRFSENLVGQAATISRDMLSSRLENATTSVAAALGLRAGTKVTRLETLSSADNRPMSRATIWLSYAAFADFAVRFAENPSITATLASYGIADYARASTRISARHADADETATLKLAPGAILLVSEAVDTDLAGKPLLYALSRFPADLMELVV, from the coding sequence ATGACAAAAACCGAGTCCGCGTCCGAATCCCATCTCAGCGGCGTCGCGCTGTGGCGGCGCATTGCCGATGCCATCCGGCTCGACATCGTCGGCGGCAAGCGCCAACCGGGCGATCGGCTGCCCGGGGAAACCGAACTGGCTGAGCGCTTTTCGGCCAATCGGCATACCGTCCGCCGGGCGCTGGCGGCGCTCCAGGCGGAGGGTGTCATTCGCACCGAACAGGGCCGTGGCAGCTTTGTCGACCAGGCGCGCCGCGTCAGCTATCGCATTGGCAAGCGGACCCGGTTTTCGGAGAACCTGGTCGGCCAGGCCGCTACGATTTCGCGCGATATGCTGTCCTCGCGGCTGGAAAACGCGACGACCAGCGTGGCGGCGGCGCTCGGCCTGCGGGCGGGAACCAAGGTGACGCGGCTGGAAACCCTATCATCAGCGGATAACCGCCCTATGTCGCGAGCGACGATCTGGCTGAGCTATGCGGCCTTCGCCGATTTTGCCGTGCGCTTTGCGGAAAACCCGTCCATCACGGCGACGCTGGCCAGTTACGGCATTGCCGACTATGCCCGCGCCAGCACCCGCATTTCGGCCCGCCACGCCGATGCCGACGAAACGGCAACGCTGAAACTCGCCCCCGGCGCCATTCTGCTGGTGTCCGAGGCGGTCGATACGGACCTTGCGGGCAAGCCCTTGCTCTATGCGCTGAGCCGCTTCCCGGCAGATCTGATGGAACTGGTGGTCTAG
- the phnG gene encoding phosphonate C-P lyase system protein PhnG has protein sequence MTTEPRRLALNALAAAESAALTARWSDWAEKPEFRALRGPETGLVMVRGRAGGGGAPFNLGETSVSRASVRLASGEVGHGYCLGRDLEKARLIAVFDALFQREPERVEAEVLAPLRAVGSHADQQKREEAAATKVDFFTMVRGDV, from the coding sequence ATGACGACAGAACCGAGGCGGTTGGCATTGAATGCCCTGGCGGCAGCCGAGAGCGCGGCCCTGACAGCGCGGTGGAGCGACTGGGCCGAGAAGCCCGAATTCCGCGCCTTGCGTGGTCCCGAAACCGGGCTCGTCATGGTGCGCGGTCGAGCCGGTGGCGGCGGCGCGCCGTTCAATCTGGGCGAGACCAGCGTGAGCCGGGCGAGCGTCCGATTGGCCAGCGGCGAAGTGGGCCATGGCTATTGCCTGGGCCGCGATCTGGAAAAGGCGCGGCTGATTGCGGTGTTCGATGCGCTGTTCCAGCGGGAGCCGGAGCGGGTGGAGGCCGAAGTGCTGGCCCCGCTACGGGCTGTGGGGAGCCATGCCGACCAGCAGAAACGCGAGGAAGCGGCCGCCACCAAGGTCGATTTCTTCACCATGGTGCGAGGGGATGTTTGA
- the phnH gene encoding phosphonate C-P lyase system protein PhnH: MDNLMLDGGFADPVMQAQQGFRALMDALANPGTLQDLALDLTPPAPLTPELAAVLLTLCDHDTGVWLEPDLATEAVTGWLRFHIGSPLNVAPEQAQFAVLRDSNALKLKHFSPGTDIYPDRSTTIIVAVAALSGGDALVLKGPGIEHSVEISPLGLPEDFLDQWAENRAQFPRGVDLLLVADGAVIGLPRTTRIIGKDA; the protein is encoded by the coding sequence ATGGATAATCTGATGCTCGACGGCGGCTTTGCCGACCCGGTCATGCAGGCCCAACAGGGCTTTCGCGCCCTGATGGATGCGCTGGCCAATCCAGGGACACTTCAGGACCTGGCGCTTGATCTGACCCCGCCCGCGCCGCTGACGCCGGAACTGGCAGCAGTGCTGCTGACCCTGTGCGATCACGATACCGGCGTGTGGCTGGAGCCTGATCTAGCAACTGAAGCGGTAACCGGCTGGTTGCGATTCCATATCGGCTCGCCCCTGAACGTTGCACCGGAGCAGGCGCAATTCGCGGTGCTGCGTGACAGCAATGCATTGAAACTGAAGCACTTTTCGCCTGGCACGGATATTTACCCGGACCGCTCGACCACGATCATCGTGGCTGTTGCGGCATTGAGCGGCGGCGATGCCCTCGTGCTGAAGGGTCCGGGGATCGAGCATAGCGTCGAGATATCCCCACTCGGCCTGCCCGAAGACTTCCTCGATCAGTGGGCGGAAAACCGGGCGCAGTTTCCGCGCGGGGTGGACCTGCTGCTGGTGGCCGATGGAGCGGTGATCGGGCTGCCGCGGACCACGCGAATTATTGGGAAGGACGCTTAA